From Mobula hypostoma chromosome 3, sMobHyp1.1, whole genome shotgun sequence:
ATACAAAAAGAGGTCAGTACAGCTTGTAGCAGTACAGTTTTTACAGTCAGGCTTCAAGGAAGACTTGAAATTATAAAACGTCTTGTGATTTCATAAATGATCAAACTTCCCATTGGTGACAAATCTCCTCTAACCACAGCCTCATACAATACTGTGCATTTCAATCTTCATTACTGAAGCATTTGAAGAAACCAGTGTCTGCAGCATAATCTCATGAATGTATTTCCATACTTTCTTGTCATCTGTAAATGGAAATAAAGCTCAAACTGCTACAGCTTtgtgaaaaaaaaaacccacatttGGTTTAACAATTCTTCCCACCAGAAGCAATCCATTGCTATTTCGGATTCATAAATCTGATAGTAGTAATGATCAGTTTTTAACTAGATTTCCCATGCTGTAATGATGACGTCGAGCTGAAATTCTGACATGTTATTCCTGAGTACAGAGTCATCTAGATGATTCCTGGCTTTGTGATATACAAAGTACTGTCAATGAGGATGAGGAATTTGCATTAGCTGTAGCTACACGTGTGCTTGGAAGATTCTTCCAAGATAACTTCTCTGTCAACATTATTATGTATCTACAGCTTTCGCTTCTTCTTCTGCCTCCTGTTCCCCGGAGGCATCTGTTGGTCCCTCTTCTTCATCCACTTGTTCATCCAATGGAATTTCTGTTGATTCGGAGTCTTGAGTGCAAAGAGTCTTGGAGTCACTACAGCTGTTGTCATCTTCACCCTGGCTACCACCACTGTCTTTTTCAGTTTCTGATTCACCATCTTCTTCTAGTGTTAACTCAAATTGAAACTTGTCCACTTGTCCTGGTCGCCCTTCACTGCCATCATCAGGGGCAGGTGAAGGACTCTGTGGAATTGTGCTCTGATACCATTCTCTGTTATCTTCCAGTGTATCTAAAATGTCTTGTGCATCAGGGTGGACTAAGTCAGCCCATGTCTCCCATAGAGGATGGACAATGTAGTCGATGAAGCCCACCTGTCAGAAGGAAAGTGACAATTATATTTTCAGTTACAACTGTGAGTGCTTTTCACCACATAATATTCATTCCTCTGCTTTAACATCTTCCAATCATGTTTTTTAACAGAATATTCTAAATGGGAATGATTCCGCCTCCAGATCCTGAATGGAGACAGAAAACTCAGAGCATTTTCTTACTTTGCCCATTTCACTTCACTTTAATCTCCCTTTAAGATCTGAGGTAACCGCTAAATCATTTGCTTTATATGTGATGCTCCAACTGCATATGGTAATGTATTCAGAACTCATCCTCAGTGTCAGTtctctaggaccagaaggcacagcctcagaatagaagaacgcctcttcagaactgaggtgaggaggaatttctttagtcagagtttggtgaatctgtgaaattcattcccATGTTGGGCTTTGGAGGCTATTATTGggcatacttaaagcagaggttgctaggttcttgattagtcagggtgtcaaaggtaatggggtgaaagcaggagaatggagttgggaggataataaatcagccatgatggaatggcagagcagactcaaagggctgagtagcctaattctgctcctatgtcttatggagatGTTGCCAGTAGTTAATTGTGGCAGTACTGCAAACAAGGTGCCACATACAGTACTGTTTTAGAAGGCCAGTACCTCGGACAGCTTTACAAAGCTTCATAGTTCAAAACATGAGATTAGTGTGCTGGCTGTTAAGTTTACTCACTTGTGTTTTTTCAATGGAGGCATTGTGCTCGTCACACATGGGACTTAtttccattcccctttccctttctcggTCTCCCTGGCGAAAGAACTCTTCCATTATTCGATCTGTCCACTGCCGGTACAGCTGAAGAGGTTTTGTGGGGTTGCTTATATCCGCACAGTGCACCATATTTTGCAGAACCTAGTTTATTAAGCAAAATGgctcattttaaaaaaagaattgcACATAAACTTAATTGATTGATATTAGTCAGTAGAACATCAATGTTAATCCACAGATAGTAATTCATGTTCACTAGTTTTAATAATTAAAATGTTCCTGCAGAACACAGCCTCTCATCTATTGAATTATTTAACTTTGAAATTGAATGAACAGTTTTGTACCTGTATTCTATCTGAATAGTTGTCTAGAAGGAGTACTCCAGAACTCGTCACCTTTTTCGTTTCTACCATTGTTTTCAAATCAGCTAGTAAATTCATGTGTTTGGACATGTCTGTGGCAAGAACCTaaaacattcaagattgtttcatgttatttccagtacaaaagtgtaaaggagaacaaaataattgttactccaattCGATAcagagataaagaacacaataataaaacatACACAATTAATGGCAGATCGTGtcttaacaagcctgatagagttctttgaggaggtgaccaggcatattgatgagagtagtgcagttgatgtgatctacatggattttagtaaggcatttgacaaggttccacacagtaggcttattcagaaagtcagaaagcatgggatcccgggaagtttggccaggtggattaagAATTGGCTGGcccgcagaaagcagagggtcatggtggaggaaaTACATTCGGAtcggagggttgtgactagtggtgtcccacaaggatcggttctgggacctctactttttgtgatttttattaatgacctggatttgggggtagaagggtgggttggcaagtttgcagatgacacaaagattggtggtgttgtggatagtgtagaggattgtcgaagattgcagagagacattgacaggatgcagaagtggcagatggagttcaacccggagaagtgtgaggtggtacactttggaaggacaaactccaaggcagagtacaaagtaaatggcaggatacttggtagtgtggaggagcagagggatctgggggtacacgtccacagatccctgaaagttgcctcacaggtagatagggtagttaggaaagcttatggagtgttagttttcataagtcgagggatagaatttaagagtcgtggggtaatgatgcagctctataaaattctggttaggccacacttggagtactgtgtccagttctagtcgcctcactataggaaggatgtggaagcattggaaagggtacagaggagatttaccaggatgctgcctgtatgcattatgatcagagattaagggagctagggcttcactttctggagagaaggaggatgaaaggagatatGATAatggtatacaagatattaagaggaatagatagagtggacagccagcgcctcttccccagggcaccactgctcaatagaagaggacatggctttaagataaggggtggaaagttcaagggggatattagaggaaggttttttactcagagagtagttggtgcgcggaattcactgcctgaggcagtggtggaggcagatacactagtgaaatttaggagactactacacaggtatatggaggaatttaagaagggggttatatggaaggcagggtttaagggtcaacacaacattgtgggccaaagggcctgtactgtgctgtactattttatgttctatgttctatgcttaatataaatacataagttagCATATTtgcgtagattgattgtatgtccatataGTGACATTAGAGATAGGAGTTTGAAAACAGAAAGGAAATAATTCTAGAAAAATCTAGGCTTCCTAGTAGAGATTGCAAGTTAGGCAAACACTTAATATAGAACAATTGCAAATTTTTGTTGGTGTAAGAGGTCGTTCCAATCTTTGCTAAGTCTAATTTGGATCGGCTAGAAAATGTGCCCATTTTCAAAAATATATCAGAAAACATCTTGCAATCAATCAACCAATCAATCAATCTATATATCTATTCAAAAGAACAAGTGCCTTGAGACCTACAATTTCATCAATGGAGCAATAACTATGCACCTCAACAAATGTGCTGAGCTGAAGGGGTAGGTACAATTACAGTCCAGGAGTTGTATGGCACAGAAGAAAAAACTTTGATCCATGCATCCATGCCGACTTTTTTGcccatctacattaatcccatttgctcAAATCCTTTGTTGCCTTGCCTATGTTAAGTGCCTCCCTATGTGAAAACATAGGAACTGCGTCTGCTTTCACCACTGCCCCAAGCAGAAGGTTCTAGGTATCAATCAGTCTGTGTCAATACTATAACTAAAGTCTTCCAATCCAAGCAATACCTTGTCGAGTCTCCTCTGCAATCTTTCCATCACAATCACATCCCTTCTATAGTGCAGCAAGCAGAACGCACACAATTTTGTAAAGATACAACATAATGCCTCATCTCTTATAATGCATGCCTCAACCTACAAACGAAGGTGTGCCTTTATTGCTTCTTTGCAATCCCAGCAGTTTTTAGGGAAATATTGATATAATCTCCTAAGTATTTCTGTTCATCAACATTGCTTAGCGCCCCACTATTTACCATATATGTTCTACCCCATTTGAtgatccaaaatgcatcacctcaagcTTGTTAGAAAAAAATTCCACCAGTCATTGCTTTGCCTGATCCTCCATCTTTCCGTAGCCTTGCTCGCTATCCTCAATATCACCAATTTTCCTCTCATTATGCAAAATTACCAATCATGCATCTTCAGGACATGAATACACATCACAAACATCTAAGGTTGTAGCGCGAGCCCCTGCTCTGTACCACCAGTCACAGACGTCCATCAAATACACATCCCTCTTTGCGTCACTATCTGATCAGAAATGAGGTTACTTCATAATAGCATTGCTGAAGGGGAAACTGCTTGAGTTTATTTTGTCAGTAATCATTGGCAGTTGCACAATTCAGAACAATGTTCCTAGAGTGCTTGAAGCAGTAAAGAAGAGAGAAGAAGAGAGTTTTGTTGCTAAGTTAATTGCTTTGGGGTTCGAAcatgatatttttaaaaaaattgtacaGTATTTAATGTACAAAGAAAATAATGTTCCCtttatatatattatacatactgtacattaaaTTTTAGACAGGCAAACTATTCACAAGACCACTAAGGGAAAACATATTGAATTTTAAGTTTTTAAACTTCATCTTACAATGTCGATGACCATCTTCCTCAGTGACAGTCTTTGCTTCTTCGTCAAGTTCTGGAAAATATCACAGTTCTCTTCTTGCAGAAGCTTGAAGCCAACAGCCAAGTGATGGTTCTCCAGTACCGACGAATCATTATACATCAAGGCGAGTTCTGAATCTGTGGAACATGTGAATTAACAGCGTTGGGTCAGACAGACAAAGAGACGGAAGTATTGAATGATAATGCCATTGAGAATCTGAATTCTATTCACATTCATCTCTGGCAAGCTGATAATTTACATGTTATCCATTCAAATAATCCGCCACATGCTTAAAATAAATTTTCTTGGCAATTGCAACTGAATAGCTTGACTTGATAAAAGATCAGCAGATGCACAAATATAGCAGTAGATGACAGTGCTCCAAAAAAACAATATCACAGATCTATAAATTTCATTTACATTTTAATGTGGGATGTGAAGTTATTAGATTGTTATAAGCAGATGTAAGAATGACTGAACAGTAACAGATTGTTGCAACTAAATAATTTCATATTGATTTCAATTTATCAGATCCTGGCCTTGGTATTCAAATACATTGTGCTGCTATATCAGTGCTCCCCATCAGAAAATCGTGTTTTTTTTCCCCGGATCAGAACATGAttgtgtccattttcaggctGAATTGCATCATTCTGGATATATAACCCAGCACTTCTAGGTGAAATTCACCCTTGAGCATCCTTCAAGATTTCCACAACAGTCTAACAAGGGATGATATAATTCCCCTCACTGCTATGATCCTTATGAAGCCTTtgtagcacatttggaaagtctTCACAAAgacattaacatatagtaaatTAAAGCTGAGTGTTCATGCTTTTGCTGCAGACTGAGTTTTCCAGTCAGTGATGCATTATTTTAAAGCAGACACAGCACGCGGTTCTcctgcccacacacacacacacacacggaagaCTAGAGTAGGCTCACTATACTGCTTCCCTCCAATTAGAAAGTGCTTTTGTTTATAAACTTTCAACAATAAAGTAAAAGTAATTTACCAATATGTGCATTTCACACGATTATAACTAGTTTTCTAATTAAGGT
This genomic window contains:
- the pde4d gene encoding 3',5'-cyclic-AMP phosphodiesterase 4D isoform X5: MPEANYLLSVSWGYIKFKRMLNRELTHLSEMSRSGNQVSEFISSIFLDKQHEVEIPSQAQKEEKKKRPMSQISGVKKLMHSSSLTNSSITRFGVKTDQEDLLAKELEEINKWDFNVFKVAEYSGNRPLTVVMYTIFQERELLKTFKIPPDTLITYLMTLEDHYHADVAFHNNIHAADVAQSTHVLLSTPALEAVFTDLEILTAIFASAIHDVDHPGVSNQFLINTNSELALMYNDSSVLENHHLAVGFKLLQEENCDIFQNLTKKQRLSLRKMVIDIVLATDMSKHMNLLADLKTMVETKKVTSSGVLLLDNYSDRIQVLQNMVHCADISNPTKPLQLYRQWTDRIMEEFFRQGDRERERGMEISPMCDEHNASIEKTQVGFIDYIVHPLWETWADLVHPDAQDILDTLEDNREWYQSTIPQSPSPAPDDGSEGRPGQVDKFQFELTLEEDGESETEKDSGGSQGEDDNSCSDSKTLCTQDSESTEIPLDEQVDEEEGPTDASGEQEAEEEAKAVDT